From the genome of Desulfobaculum xiamenense:
TCGAGGCCCACGTGGACGTACCCGTGCTGTCCGAGCGTCTCGTCACGCGGCGCTCCACCCGCATCACGCCCAAGATGTTCGAGTACAACCTCGTGGAGACGGCCAAGAAGCACCGCATGCGCATCGTCATGCCCGAGGGCGAGTGCGATCGCATCCTGCGCGCGGCCGAGATACTGCTGCGGCGCGGCGTGTGCGAGGTCATCATCCTCGGCACCATGGACAAGCTGACGGCCAAGATTTCCGAGCTGGGCCTCAACCTTGACGGCGCGCGGCTCATCGACCCCGCCACCTCGGAGCTGCTGGACGACTACGCGCAGACCTACTTCGAGTCCCGCAAGCACAAGGGCATCCTCATGGACGAGGCGCGCGACAAGATGCTCGACCCCACCTACTTCGGCACGATGATGGTCCACAAGGACCATGCCGACGGCATGGTCTCCGGCGCCATCAACACCACGGCCCACACCATCCGCCCCGCCTTCGAGTTTGTGAAGACCAAGCCGGATGCGTCCATCGTGTCCAGTGTGTTCCTTATGTGCATGAAGGACCGCGTGCATGTGTTCGGCGACTGCGCGGTGAACCCTAATCCCAACGCGCAGCAGCTCGCCGAGATCGCCATTGTGTCCGCGCAGACGGCACGCATCTTCGGCGTGGAGCCGCGCGTGGCCATGCTGTCCTACTCCACGGGCGCATCCGGCAAGGGTGCCGACGTGGACAAGGTGAAGGAGGCCACGGTCATCGCTCGCGAGCGCGTGCCCGAGTTGGCCATCGAAGGCCCGTTGCAGTTCGATGCCGCCGTGGACCCCGATGTCGCGCAGACCAAGCTGCCCGGCAGCGAGGTCGCGGGCAAGGCCACCGTGTTCATCTTCCCCGACCTCAACACCGGCAACAACACCTACAAGGCCGTCCAGCGTTCCGCCGGGGCCGTGGCCATTGGGCCGGTGCTTCAGGGCCTGAACAAGCCCGTCAACGACCTTTCCCGGGGGTGCACCATCCCCGACATCGTTAACACCGTGGCCATCACGGCCATTCAGGCACAGGCCGAAAAGGGCCTGCTCTAGGTCCGCGAGGGAGATACGGCAATGAAGATACTGGTCATCAATTCCGGCAGCTCGTCCATCAAGTACCAGCTGTTCGACATGGCAGCCCGTTCGGTCATGGCGTCTGGCGTGGTGGAGCGCATCGGCCTCGACATGGGCAGCCTGACCCACAAGCGCTACCCCGGCACTCCGGACGAATCCAAGAGCGTCTTCGAGCAGCCCATCCCGGACCACGAGGTCGGCATGGAGCTGGTCATCGAGAAGCTCATCGACGCGAACATCGGCGTCATTCACGACACTTCGGAGATCGACGGCGTCGGCCACCGCGTGGTGCATGGCGGCGAGAAGTTCACCACGCCCATGCTGGTGGATGACACGGTCAAGAAGGGCATCGAGGAGGTCGCACCGCTTGCGCCCCTGCACAACCCCGGACACCTCGCGGGTATCAATGTGGCCCAGCGCCTGTTCCCCAACGCGGCGCACGTCACCGTGTTCGATACGGCCTTCCATCAGAGCATTCCGCCGCATGCGTATCACTACGCCGTGCCATACGAGCTGTACGAGGAATTGCACGTGCGCCGTTACGGCTTCCACGGCACCTCGCACCACTACGTGGCCAAGCGTGCGGCCCAGCTTCTGGGGCGTCCGCTCGACGAGCTGAACCTCATTACGGTGCACCTCGGCAATGGCAGCTCCATCACGGCCATCAAAAAGGGCAAGAGCTATGACACGTCCATGGGACTCACCCCCACGGGTGGCGTGATCATGGGCACCCGCTCCGGTAACATCGACCCCGCCATTATCGGCTTCCTCGCCCGCGAGAAGGGCATGGACATCCAGCAGATCGACGACCTGCTGACCAAGAAGGCGGGCCTGCAGGGCATCTGTGGCATGTCCGACATGCGCGATATCCACGCCGCGCGGGAGAAGGGCGACGTGCGCGCCCAGCTCGCACTGGACATGGCCTGCCACCGCGTACGCATGTACATCGGTGCCTACATGGCCGAACTGGGGCATGTGGACGGCGTCATCTTCACTGCAGGAATCGGCGAGAACGACGACATCGTCCGCTACAACTCCATAAGTGGACTGGAAGAATACGGCATCGTCATCGATGCCGAGGCCAACGCCAAGCGTCCCGACGAGTGGATGCGCATCTCCACCGATGATTCGCGCATTCCCGTGTTCGTCATCCGCACCAACGAGGAGCTAGAGATAGCTCTCCAGACCATGGACCTCATCACGAGAAAGTCCTGATCATTCCCGCTTGACATTGCGGCGGGTGGAGTCTTTGGTGTCTCCACCCGCCATTTGTTCAATGAAACCGGACCGCAAGCGGTTCGCATAGGGACTCTTACGCGCCCGCAATAGGGAGATACCAACAATGAGTTCAGTCGATACTCTGGTCACGGAGTTCACACAGCGCGCCGAGAAGGTCGGTGCGGTGGTCTCCATGGTGAAGAGCATGTCCGAGGCCTTCGCCTACACGGTTGATCTGTGCGAGAGGAAGGATGCCTGCCAGTTGCTGCTTTCGGGCTGTGGCCTGCCGCTGTCCGACGCCGCTGGCGAGATGTGCGAAGCACGGACCCAGCCGAAGGTCGTCGCCGCGCCCGCCCTTGCGGGAGAGGAGCGCGAGGCCCTTGCCGCTGCATGCGAAGCGAAGGGAATGACCCTCATCAGCGATGGGATGCGTAAGCACCTTGCAGGAATCGACATCGGTTTCACCGTGGCCGAGTACGGCATCGCCGAGACCGGCACCATCGTCCAGAACTCCAACAGCGAGGAACTGCGACTGGCGACCATGGTCAGCGAGAATCACGTGGCCGTGCTACCCGTCTCGCGCATTCGTGCCACGTCCTACGATGTGGAGCGCGAGTTCGTGAACATGGTTGACGCGTCCCCGAGCTACATGGCCTTCATCACCGGTCCCAGCCGTACGGCAGACATCGAACGCGTGCTCGCCCTTGGCGTGCATGGTCCGCTGGAACTCCACATCCTGCTGCTGGAGGGCGAATAGCATGCAGAAGTCCACGAATCTTTCCGAGTACCGCAAGTCCTGTCAGGAGGCACTTGGCGATGACTTCCTGCGCGAGGCCATGGACAAGTTCGCCACCGCCTACCGCGCCAACCGCGTCAATGCCTTCGCCGACATGCACGAGAAGGAACTCATCGCCGAAATCGCCGAGTCCAAGGACGCCGCCATCGCGCGTCTGCCGGAACTCTTCGAGCAGTTCCGCGCGAAGGCCGAGGCCGCTGGCGTGAAGGTGCACCTTGCCCGCACGGCTGGCGAGGCCAACGAGATCATCGCCCGCATCGCGCGCGACAACGGCGTGAAGAAGATCGTCAAGTCCAAGTCCATGACCGCCGAGGAGACGCTGCTGAATCACGCCCTCGAAGACGAGTTCGAGGTGGTGGAGACCGACCTCGGCGAGTGGATCATCCAGTTGCGCCATGAAGGTCCCTCGCACATGGTCATGCCTGCCATCCATCTCTCGCGCCATCAGGTCCGCGACCTGTTCAGCGAAGTGACTGGCCAGCAGCAGGAGTCCGACATTCAGAAGCTCGTCAAGGTTGCCCGCCGCGAACTGCGCCGCCACTACGCCGAGGCGGACATGGGCATCTCCGGTGCGAACTTCGCCATCGCCGAGACCGGCTCCATTGGCCTCGTCACCAACGAGGGCAATGCCCGCCTCGTGACCACGCTGCCCCGTGTGCACGTGGCCCTGTGCGGTCTGGACAAGCTGACCCCGAGCATCCACGACGCCCTGCGCGTGCTCAAGGCCCTGCCGCGCAATGCCACCGGTCAGGCGCTGACCTCCTACGTCACGTGGATCACCGGTGCCAACGAGTGTGCCACGGCCGAGGGCGGCCGCAAGGAAATGCATGTCGTGTTCCTCGACAACGGCCGTAGCGCCATGGCCGAGGACCCCGATTTCGCGCAGGTGCTCCGGTGCGTGCGCTGCGGCGCGTGCGCCAACGTTTGCCCCGTGTACCGACTGGTGGGCGGCCACAAGATGGGCCACATCTACATCGGTGCCATCGGTCTCATCCTGACCTATTTCTTCCATGGGCGCGACAAGGCCAGAAACCTCGTGCAGAACTGCATCAACTGCGGTGCATGCAAGGAGGTCTGCGCCGCGGGTATCGACCTGCCGAGGCTCATCAAGGAGATCCACTCGCGCATCCTCGACGAGGACGGCCACCCCACGTATTCCGACCTGCTTGGCAAGCTCATGAAGAACCGCAAGCTCTTCCACACGCTGCTGCGCACGGCCAAGCTCGGTCAGGCTCCGCTCAAGGACGGCGAAGGCTTCCTGCGCCACCTGCCGCTCATGTTCTTCAAGGAGCACAACTACCGCGCCCTGCCCACCATCGCCGAGAAGCCCTTCCGCGACATGTGGAAGGAGATTGAGCCGAAGCTCACCGGCACCAAGCTGCGCGTGGGTCTGTTCGCGGGCTGCGTGCAGGATTTCGTGTACCCCGAGCAGATGGCCGCCGCCGTGAAGGTGATGGACCACGGCAAGGCGCACATGGACTTCCCCATGGAGCAGTCCTGCTGCGGTCTGCCTCTGCAGATGATGGGCGAGACCGCCCACGCCGCCGAGGTCGCCGCGCAGAACGTGGCCGCGCTCGATCCCGCGCGCTACGATTACATCGTCACCCTGTGCGCGTCCTGCGCATCGCAGCTCAAGCACAGCTACCCCCGTCTGCTGGCCGATGATCCGGCCATGTCCCTCAAGGCGAAGCAGTTCGCGGACAAGGTCATCGACTTCAGCTCCTTCGTGCGCGACGTGCTCGGCATCGGCGCAGACGACTTCCAGAACGTGGCCGTAACCACGAAGACCGCCTACCACGCTCCGTGCCACCTGTGTCGCGGGCTTGGCGTGGTCGGCACCTCGCAGGAGCTCATCAGCGACAGCGGGCTCGACTACGTGAAGGCGGACGAGGAGGACGTGTGCTGCGGATTCGGCGGCACCTTCTCCATGAAGTTCCCCGAGGAATCCAAGGAACTGCTCAACAAGAAGCTCGACAACGTCGCCAAGACCGGCGCGAAACAGCTGCTCACCGACTGCCCCGGCTGCGTTATGCAGCTTCGCGGCGGTGCGCGCCGTCGTGGTGACGACCTTCAGGTCCGGCACATCGCCGAGGCCCTTGCCGAGCGCCTGAAATAGCGCGACAGGGGGCATTGCCCCCACCCCCCGGCGGACGAGCCCTGTCCGCCGACTCATCCCGGCCGCCCGGTCCGCCGCCTCCCACCATGCGGCGGACCGGGCGGACAAACGCGATGATTCGCGCTATCCTCGAACCCGGCAACGACGTCCGGCACGAATTGGTGCCGAATACATCCGGATTGGAGACACGATGAAGGGAAAGACCAAGCGCGAATCGACCACCATGCTCACCCAGCGGATGCTGCCGCAGGACGCCAACCCAGCGGGCAACGTTCACGGCGGCGTGACGCTCAAGTACATCGACATAGCGGGCGGCACCGTGGCCATGCGCCATTGCCGCACCAACGCCGTCACGGCGTCCATCGACCGCATGGACTTCCTGCAGCCCGTGTACGTGGGGGATCTGGTCACCTTCAAGGCCAGCCTCAACTACACCGGCCGCACGTCCATGGAAGTCGGCGTGCGCGTGGAGGCCGAGAACATGTTCACCGGCGAGAAGCGCTACTGCGCGTCGGCCTATCTGACCTTCGTGGCGCTGGACAAGGACGGGCGACCGCACGAGGTCCCGCCGCTCATCCTCGAAACGGACGAGGACCATCGCCGCTGGCGCGAGGCCGAGGCCCGCAGGGCCATCCGCAAGCAGGAGCGCCAGCGCGAGCGCGAATCCCAGCGGGCCGCGCAGACCGCATCACTCAACGAACAGGGAGACGACGAGTCATGTTGAAGCACATCGTGTTGTGGGTGCTGAAGGACGAGGCCGAGGGCGACACCGCCGCTGGCAATGCCGCCAAGCTGAAGGAGCGCCTCGAAGCGCTCAAGGGCCGTGTGCCTGGCCCCGTGGAGCTGGAGGTCGGCATCAACGTCGATCCGGCGGGCGGCGTGTCGCACGTGGCGCTGTATTCGGTGTTCGAGAACGCTGAGGCCCTGCAGGGCTACGCCGTGCATCCCCTGCATCTCGAAGTGGTCGACTTCATCCGCAAGGTGGCCGCCGAGCGCCGCTGCGTGGATTACGAATTCTAGAAACCGGCCGTCGGCGAGCGCGCGACGGTGCGGATGAGAAAAGGCCCGTGGGTGTTCCCCACGGGCCTTTTTGTTTGGCTGTCAGCGCGTCAGTCGGCGCAGGGGGGCGCTTCGGAAAGCGACGCCATGCGACGTGGGAGCGGACGCAGCACTGCCACCCGCCAGCCGTAGAAGTCCCTGTACTGCTCGCGCGAAAGCGTTACCGCCGGGTCGAGGCGGATGATGTCCGCGATGTCGATGGTCAGGGCGACATCGGCCCCGGCGGGGGTGCGGTCCATGACGAAGATGGCCAGATGGTGGCCCTCCAGCTGCGACGCGGCGGTGATGCCGCCTGCGGGCATGGCGTCGAGACCCTCGAAGAGCGTGAACAGTTCGTCCCACGAGTCGGGCAGGGCGTTTTCGGCGGGGAGATGGTCGTCCGGGACGAGCATCACGCGTACGGCGGGGCTGTGCGTGTACACCGCGCTGGTTTCGGCGGCGTCGATGCGCAGTCCGTCGCGGTCCGCGTCGTAAAGGGCGCTGTACATGAAGCGGGCCGAGCGCCCGTGCGCATCGCGAAGCGAGACGATGCCGCTGGCGTAGCGCCCCGTTGGACCGTCCTCGCGGGCGCGGTATTCAAGCAGCCGATGCGCGTCGATGTGGAAGCCGGGGAAGGCGAAGTCGCCTACGAGACCGGCGGCGGTCTGCTGGTCGATGGTCGCCCCGCGCAGGTCGCGGCCTTGCATGGCGGCGAAGATGGCGCGCGCGGCGAAGACGGCGTCCGGCGGATAGTCCGCCGCGCAGGTCGGAATGTCCTGTGGCACGGGGCTTACAGCAGTGGGATACGTGGCGCAGGCGGCCAGTGCCGCCGCAAGCACGAGTCCCGCGTACAGGATGAGAATGCCCGGTCTGTGGTGCATTGCGTTCCTCCGGCTGGTTCGCGGATGAAATCGTTGCACACCATAGCACACCATCGGGAATCGCACAGCCCCGCAGCGCATGTTTTGCGTCCGGAATGTCGAAAAGTCCGTAACTGGGCGGTGGAAGGGGAAAATCGTGGAGCGCCCGACGCGGCCGGAGAGGCTGGGCTTCTCCGGCCGGTGCGTGTCGCCCTTGTGGGCAAAAGACGTGGGCGATCAGCGGGAGTAGTGGCCCGTGAGCTGCGCCGTGGCGAGGGTGTGCCCGTCCATGGCCGCGAGGAGTTCGTCGCGGGTGGCCTCGGGGGCGAGGTCGGGCGTCGTGTCCAGCGCGTAGATGGTGAAGACGTAGTCGTGCTTGCCGTGTCCCTCGGGCGGGCAGGGGCCGTTGTAGCCGATGTTGCCGAAGGAATTCACGCCCTGGCGCATGCCGGAGGGGTGCTCCGCGGTGCGGGGAATCTTGGCCGCGAGGCGGAAGGCCACGCCGGGGATGCCGTAGATGACCCAGTGCGTCCAGGTTCCGGCGGGGGCGTCGTGATCGTCGCAGATGACGGCGAAGCTTTCGGTGCCCTCGGGCGCGTCCTCCCAGTCGAGAGAGGGGGAGAAGTCGCTGGCGTCGCAGGTGAACTGGATGGGAATGCGCGTCCCTTCCTGAAAGGAACTGCTGGTGAGTTTCATGGGTGGGTGACTCCTGCTGTGATGAATTTTCGCCCGAGCATCCTAGCAGAGGCCGGGGCGGAGGGCAAAGGTCGTGATGGGGGGACAGCCGCACGGGGGCGTCGCATCGGAGCGGATTCTGGTGTATGCTGTGGAGACTGGAGGTCCCATGCCGAAGCGATGCGTGCTCATGCTGCTGGACGGAGCGGGCGACCGGGCGCAGGCCGCCCTTGGCGGGCGTACCCCCCTTCAGGCCGCACGGATGCCGAATCTCGACAGGCTGGCCCGGGCCGGTGCCAGCGGGCTGTATCACGCGTCCATGCCCGGACGTCCGCTGGCCAGCGAAAACGCCCACTTTGCCCTGTTCGGCTACCGCCTGCAGGAGTTTCCCGGACGCGGAGCGCTGGAGGCCCTTGGCGCGGGTATCGCACTCGGCCCGCGCGACGTGGCGGTGCTGGCGCATCTGGCCAGCCTGCGCAACGAGGGTGGCGTTCTTTTCCTCGACTCGGACCGTCCGTCCGTGGCGGAGGAGGAGACGGCCGCGCTGTGTGCGGAGCTCTCGACCTACGAGGGCGACGGCATTGGCATATCATTCCATCCCTACGCGGGGCTGTTCGGCATCCTGCGCCTGCGGGGCGACGTGTCGCCCCATATCACGGACACCAATCCCATGCGTGAGGGAGCGGCCCTCTCGGAGCCTGCCGCCCTGTGGCATCATGCGTCGGACAATTCCTCACTGCGCACGTCGCGCGTTCTGCTCGAGTATCTGACGTGGGCGCATCGCCGTCTCGACGCGCATCCCGTCAACGCCGAGCGGCGCCGTCGCGGTCTTGCGCCCGTCAACGGCATGGTCACCCAGCGCGCCGGGCAGCGGCGGCTGGTGGAGCGCTTTCCCGAGCGCTTCGGCCTGCGCGGGGCAAGCGTGTGTGCTGGCGTGGTGTACTGGGGGCTGTGCGAGTATCTGGGCATGGACTGCCTGCGCATGGAGGATGGCGCGGACTGCGGCGAGGACTTTGCGCGGCGGCTGGATGCGGCCATGAACGCCCTTGGCACCCACGATTTCGTGCATGTGCATTCCAAGGCCCCGGATCTGGCCAGCCACGCCAAGAATCCCGAGGGCAAGGTGGCGGTGCTGGAGGCGCTCGACGCGGCCATCGGCAGGCATCTGGAGCGGATGCTCGGCGATCCGGACCTGCTTGTGGTGGTGGCCGCGGACCACAGCGCGCCCAGTTCCGGACCGCTGGTGCATTCGGGGGAGTGCGTTCCCGTGGCCATGGCCGGGGCCGGGGTGCGCGTGGACGATGTGGCGGCTTTCGACGAGGTCCACGCCGCGCGCGGAGCGCTTGGGACGCTGCGCGGGCCGGAGATCATGTATACGGTGCTCGACCTGCTGGATCGCTCCAAGCAGTCTGGCATCATGGATACGCCGACGGATCAGCCGTTCTGGCCGGGCAACTATCGTCCTTTCCGCATGGAGCCGGAGGCTTGATTCCGGACGCGGACGAGCGGGGGTGAGACGCGGACATGGCGCTTGGCGAACTGATGTCGGGGGCTGCACAGGTGGCGGCCATTTCCGCGCAGACGGCGTGGGCGGTCTTTTGGCTCGCGCTGGTCGTGGCGTGCGCCGTTGCGCTTGGCAGGCGGGCGCGGTGGTTCCCGCGCGTGCGGGGCCGAGTGCGGCTCGGCGGCGCGGACGATTTCCGCTGGCGCGAGCACGAGGTGCTGCGCCACATCATGGCGGCCACGCCAAGCCCGTTGTCCTTCATGGACGCCGGGGGGCGCATCCGGCTGGCGAATCCCGCCTATGAGGACATGGTTGGCAGATCGGCCGAGGAGATAATGGGGCGGACCGCCGTCGACGTGTTCCCGCCCGAGGCCGCCAAGGCCCTCATGCATATGGATGCGCAGCTTTTGACCAGCGACGGCCCGGCCGTCCTGCGGCAGGAACTTCGTCTGGAGGTGCAACCCGGCGACGTGCGCGACGTCGTCGTGACCAAGGAGCTGCTGCGCGACGCGCACGGTCGCACGTTTGGCGTGGTGGGCGTGTTCACGGACGTGACCGAGACGCGGCGGCACATGCGCGAACTCGTCGAGAATCGCAATCTTCTCGTGTCGTTCATCGATACTGTGCCGGACCTTGTGTTCTACAAGGACGCGCACGGAGTGTACCGGAGCTGCAATGCCGCGTTCGCCGCCTTCGCGGGCTGTGCGCAGGAGGAAGTGGTCGGGCGGAGTGATTACGAGCTGTTCGATGAATCGGTGGCCTCGTCGTTTCGCGAGCAGGATAGCGAGACACTCGCCACCATGCGGCCAAGCCTGCGCGAGGTGTGGGTGACGCGCGCTGACGGGACGCCCGCGCTCATGGAGGCGGTAAAGGTGCCGCTTTTGGGGGCGCAGGGCGATCTGCTCGGCATCGTGGGCATAAGCCGGGACATCACCCGTCGCCGCGCCACGGAAACCGCCCTGCGCAACGCCGAGGACGTCTATCGCAACATTTTCGACAACGCCAGCGAGGGGCTGTTTTCCACGAGTCCACAGGGTCGCTTCCTGCGGGTGAATCGCGCCATGGCCGAGCTGTTCGGATACGATTCGCCAGAGGAAATGGTCGCCACCGTCAGGAACAGCGGTCGCGACATTTTCGTGCACGACGAGGAACGCAAGGCCATGCTGGAGCGCCTTGTGCTGGAGGGCGTGATCCGCAACATGCGCTTCAAGGCCCGAAGGCGCGACGGAAGCGTCATGTGGGCCGGGGCCAGCCTGCGCGGCATCCGGACGGAGCATGGCGAACTGGTGAGCATCGAGGGCATCATTTCGGACATAACGGAGTATGTGGAGGCCGTAAGCGAGATGGAGCATCGGGCGACGCACGATCATCTGACCGGCCTCGCCAATCGGGCCGTGTTCGAGGAGACTCTTGAGCGAATGCTGGCCCAGAGCGAGCGCTCCGGCGAGCGCGTGGCCGTGCTGTACATGGACCTCGACGGATTCAAGGGAATTAACGACACCTACGGTCATCAGACGGGCGACACGCTTCTCGTTGCCGTGGGGCAGCGCATCTGTTCGCGGCTGCGACGCTCTGACCTTGCCGCGCGCCTTGGCGGCGACGAATTCGCTGTGCTGTTGTGGAATGTCGCCGGGCGCGAGGCCGTGGCCTCCTACGCACAGGACGTGGTGGACGCGCTGTCGCGATCCTTCGACTGCGACGACGTGACCTGTCGCGTTGGAGTGAGCATCGGCGCGAGCATCTGCCCGGACCACGGCTGCGACGCTCAGACCCTCGTCCGGCTGGCGGACAGGGCGCTCTACCGCATGAAGGCGGAGGGCAAGGGCGGGTACCGCTTCGCCGATCCGGAGGCCGACGCGGAGGAGTAGTTGGGCGATTTGATGAGAAAAAGGCCCCGGGGTAGCGCCTCGGGGCCTTTGACATTCGTGCGGGGGAACGGACTAGTTCGCGAGGCCGAGATGGTTCTCGCAGGCCTTGACCGTGTTCACCAGCAGCATGGCGATGGTCATGGGACCGACGCCGCCGGGAACCGGGGTAATGGCGCTGACCTTGTCCTTGATGGCTGCGAAATCGCAGTCACCCACGAGGCCGTCGTCCGTGCGGTTGATGCCCACGTCCACGACCACCGCGCCGTCCTTGACCATGTCGGCGGTGACGAAGTGCGGGCGGCCGATGGCTGCCACGAGGATGTCGGCCTCGGCGCAGAGCTTGGCGAGCTCGGGCGTGCGGGAATGGCACACGGTGACCGTGGCATTGGCGAAGTCGCCGTAGCCCCAGAGCATCATGGCCATGGGCTTGCCCACGATGTTGGAGCGGCCGATGACCACGGCGCGCTTGCCGGAGGTGGTGACATTGTGGCGGCGCAGCAGCTCAATGACGCCTGCGGGAGTGCAGGGGGCGAAGCCGGGCAGGCCGAGGGCGAGGCGGCCCATGTTCACGGGGTGGAATCCGTCCACGTCCTTGTCGGGCGCGATGAGGTCGAGGCAGGCCTGACTGTCGAGGCCCTTGGGCAGCGGAAGCTGGAGAAGGATGCCGTCCACGTCATCGCGGGCGTTGAGCTCGCGGATGAGGCCTTCCACGGCGTCCTGCGTGGAGTCTGCGGGCAGGCGGTAGGCCAGCGAGCGGATGCCGACGTTTTCGCAGGCCTTTTCCTTGTTGCGGACGTAGACCTGCGACGCGGGGTCCTCGCCGACGAGAATGACGGCCAGACCGGGCGTTCTGATGCCACGGGCCTCCTGTGCCGCCACTTTGTCCTTCAACTCGCTTCTGATTGCGGCAGCGGTAGCCTTGCCATCCAGCAGGATCATGGTCGGTTCCCCCTTGAATATGTCTGATGAAAGGGATGGGGCGCGGAAATGTGCTTTCCGCGCCCCCGATGAGCATGTGATGCGGCTGTGGTTACAACCGGATGCTAGTCCATGTCAAACCACTGTTCGCCCATGATGGGGCCGAAGTAGAAGCCGTCGTCTTCGAGGTTCTCCTCGATGCGCATCAGCTGGTTGTACTTGGAGATGCGGTCGGAGCGGCACAGGGAGCCGGTTTTGATCTGGCCCGCATTCACGGCCACGGCGAGGTCGGCGATGAAGTCGTCGGCGGTTTCGCCGGAGCGGTGGGAGATGACGGTGGTGTAGGCGGACTGCTTGGCCATCTCGATGGTGTCGAGGGTCTCGGTTACGGTGCCGATCTGGTTCAGCTTGATGAGGATGGAGTTGGCCACATCTTCATCGATGCCCTGCGCCAGAATCTCGGGGTTGGTGACGAAGATGTCGTCGCCCACGAGCTGGATGGTGTCGCCCAGTTCTTCGGTGAGCAGCTTCCAGCCTTCCCAGTCGCCTTCGGCAAGGCCGTCCTCGATGGACACGAGGGGGAAGTCCTCGGTGAGTTCCTTGTAGTACTCGACCAGTTCTGCGGCGGTGAACTCGCGGCCCTCACCGGCGAAGATGTACTTGCCGTCGGCGTAGAACTCGCTGGCGGCGGCGTCGATGCCAAGGGCGATGTCGAAGCCGGGCTTGTAGCCGGCGGCCTCGATGGCGCGGATGATGTATTCGAAGGCCTCGCGGTGGCTCTTCAGGTTGGGGGCGAAGCCGCCCTCGTCGCCCACGGAGGTGACGTGGCCGTCCTTGGAGAGGATCTTCTTCAGGTGATGGAAGGTCTCCGCGCCCATGCGCAGGGCCTCGGCGAAGGTCGGGGCGGACAGGGGCAGGATCATGAATTCCTGGATGTCCAGATTGTTCGGGGCATGCGCGCCACCGTTGATGATGTTCATCATCGGGGTGGGCAGCACCTTGGCGTTGGGGCCGCCGAGGTATCGGTACAGGGGCAGG
Proteins encoded in this window:
- a CDS encoding acetate kinase; protein product: MKILVINSGSSSIKYQLFDMAARSVMASGVVERIGLDMGSLTHKRYPGTPDESKSVFEQPIPDHEVGMELVIEKLIDANIGVIHDTSEIDGVGHRVVHGGEKFTTPMLVDDTVKKGIEEVAPLAPLHNPGHLAGINVAQRLFPNAAHVTVFDTAFHQSIPPHAYHYAVPYELYEELHVRRYGFHGTSHHYVAKRAAQLLGRPLDELNLITVHLGNGSSITAIKKGKSYDTSMGLTPTGGVIMGTRSGNIDPAIIGFLAREKGMDIQQIDDLLTKKAGLQGICGMSDMRDIHAAREKGDVRAQLALDMACHRVRMYIGAYMAELGHVDGVIFTAGIGENDDIVRYNSISGLEEYGIVIDAEANAKRPDEWMRISTDDSRIPVFVIRTNEELEIALQTMDLITRKS
- the pta gene encoding phosphate acetyltransferase, giving the protein MSNNLYITATESRSGKSAIALGVMQLLTRNVRNVAFFRPIINNGVDSGRDHDINLILRQFKLDIPYEDTFACTLAQARELINSGQHAQLLENILNKYKALEAEYDFVLCEGTDFQGKDPAFEFDLNVDIAANLGCPVMLVVSGRGKTDEEIVASAQITIDTMEEKGVDLVAAVVNRAEKGADRERIVSSLECKVRCTQPLSVFVIPEEESLGNPTVKDVMKWLDAQVLYGHGRLETVVGDFLVAAMQIGNFLGYISKGSMIITPGDREDIILTALASRLSSAYPDISGVVLTGGLQPSAGVHRLIEGWTGVPLPVLSVKGHTYQTTQKLAELYGRIDPDDQRKVALALGTFEAHVDVPVLSERLVTRRSTRITPKMFEYNLVETAKKHRMRIVMPEGECDRILRAAEILLRRGVCEVIILGTMDKLTAKISELGLNLDGARLIDPATSELLDDYAQTYFESRKHKGILMDEARDKMLDPTYFGTMMVHKDHADGMVSGAINTTAHTIRPAFEFVKTKPDASIVSSVFLMCMKDRVHVFGDCAVNPNPNAQQLAEIAIVSAQTARIFGVEPRVAMLSYSTGASGKGADVDKVKEATVIARERVPELAIEGPLQFDAAVDPDVAQTKLPGSEVAGKATVFIFPDLNTGNNTYKAVQRSAGAVAIGPVLQGLNKPVNDLSRGCTIPDIVNTVAITAIQAQAEKGLL
- a CDS encoding acyl-CoA thioesterase encodes the protein MKGKTKRESTTMLTQRMLPQDANPAGNVHGGVTLKYIDIAGGTVAMRHCRTNAVTASIDRMDFLQPVYVGDLVTFKASLNYTGRTSMEVGVRVEAENMFTGEKRYCASAYLTFVALDKDGRPHEVPPLILETDEDHRRWREAEARRAIRKQERQRERESQRAAQTASLNEQGDDESC
- a CDS encoding LutC/YkgG family protein, coding for MSSVDTLVTEFTQRAEKVGAVVSMVKSMSEAFAYTVDLCERKDACQLLLSGCGLPLSDAAGEMCEARTQPKVVAAPALAGEEREALAAACEAKGMTLISDGMRKHLAGIDIGFTVAEYGIAETGTIVQNSNSEELRLATMVSENHVAVLPVSRIRATSYDVEREFVNMVDASPSYMAFITGPSRTADIERVLALGVHGPLELHILLLEGE
- the ldhH gene encoding L-lactate dehydrogenase (quinone) large subunit LdhH, which gives rise to MQKSTNLSEYRKSCQEALGDDFLREAMDKFATAYRANRVNAFADMHEKELIAEIAESKDAAIARLPELFEQFRAKAEAAGVKVHLARTAGEANEIIARIARDNGVKKIVKSKSMTAEETLLNHALEDEFEVVETDLGEWIIQLRHEGPSHMVMPAIHLSRHQVRDLFSEVTGQQQESDIQKLVKVARRELRRHYAEADMGISGANFAIAETGSIGLVTNEGNARLVTTLPRVHVALCGLDKLTPSIHDALRVLKALPRNATGQALTSYVTWITGANECATAEGGRKEMHVVFLDNGRSAMAEDPDFAQVLRCVRCGACANVCPVYRLVGGHKMGHIYIGAIGLILTYFFHGRDKARNLVQNCINCGACKEVCAAGIDLPRLIKEIHSRILDEDGHPTYSDLLGKLMKNRKLFHTLLRTAKLGQAPLKDGEGFLRHLPLMFFKEHNYRALPTIAEKPFRDMWKEIEPKLTGTKLRVGLFAGCVQDFVYPEQMAAAVKVMDHGKAHMDFPMEQSCCGLPLQMMGETAHAAEVAAQNVAALDPARYDYIVTLCASCASQLKHSYPRLLADDPAMSLKAKQFADKVIDFSSFVRDVLGIGADDFQNVAVTTKTAYHAPCHLCRGLGVVGTSQELISDSGLDYVKADEEDVCCGFGGTFSMKFPEESKELLNKKLDNVAKTGAKQLLTDCPGCVMQLRGGARRRGDDLQVRHIAEALAERLK
- a CDS encoding Dabb family protein; translated protein: MLKHIVLWVLKDEAEGDTAAGNAAKLKERLEALKGRVPGPVELEVGINVDPAGGVSHVALYSVFENAEALQGYAVHPLHLEVVDFIRKVAAERRCVDYEF
- a CDS encoding YbhB/YbcL family Raf kinase inhibitor-like protein; amino-acid sequence: MKLTSSSFQEGTRIPIQFTCDASDFSPSLDWEDAPEGTESFAVICDDHDAPAGTWTHWVIYGIPGVAFRLAAKIPRTAEHPSGMRQGVNSFGNIGYNGPCPPEGHGKHDYVFTIYALDTTPDLAPEATRDELLAAMDGHTLATAQLTGHYSR